GGATCTCTCTTGTTTATACATATCGGAGATGAACATGTCATTCGTTCCAATGATGTAATCTCAATCATTGACTATAGTTTATTCCATTCTTCTACAATCGTTGAAGAGATGATTTTCAATCAACGAAAGGATGGAAATGTATCAGAGGCGGCTTATGATGATGCTAAATCAATCGTGATTACGAAAGATCATATTTATTTCAGCTCATTATCTGTTTCGACTTTGAACAAACGTGCGCAAATATCTAATACACTTGATCAAATTGATATTAACCTGGATCAAGAAAAAGACTCGAATATAGAAGAATAATTTTTTGAAAATTTACTGATATAAGTTTTCAAACAAGTGAAGGTGAGAGAATGACTATGGAAGATAATTTACAAGAAGGACAAGATTATGGTGCCAGTCAAATACAGGTACTTGAAGGTTTAGAAGCGGTACGTAAGAGACCAGGTATGTACATTGGTTCTACAAGTGAAAGAGGTTTACACCATTTAGTTTGGGAAGTTGTAGACAATAGTATCGATGAAGCACTAGCAGGATATTGCGATCATATCCAGATTATCATCGAAAAAGATAACAGCATCAAAGTAATCGACAACGGACGCGGAATACCTGTCGATATGCATAAAAAAGCAGGCAAACCAGCACTAGAAGTCATTATGACCGTGCTTCATGCCGGTGGTAAATTTGATGGGGGATCTTATAAAGTCTCAGGTGGACTACACGGGGTAGGTGCCTCTGTAGTGAACGCGCTTTCTGAAACGTGTGAAGTTCACGTACATCGTGATGGAAAAGAATATTTACAGAGCTATAAACGGGGGATTCCTCAAAACGAAGTATCAGTAATTGGAGAAACCGACATTACTGGAACCATTACTCACTTTAAGCCGGACCCTGAAATTTTCAGTGAGACACAGGAATTCGACTACGATAACCTATTGAATCGTACAAGAGAATTAGCATACTTGAATAAAAAATTAAAAATATCAATCGAAGATAAACGCATAGATAAAGAGCCTGAACAATTCTATTATGAAGGCGGAATCAGTGAATATGTAGAGCATTTGAACAGCAAACGTGAAGTTCTTCATGACCCGATTTATGGGGAAAGTGAAATGGATGACATCACAATCGAATTCGCTATCCAGTACAATGACGGGTTTGCTTCTAACTTGTATTCGTTCGCGAACAATATCCACACTGCTGAAGGTGGAACACATGAATCCGGTTTTAAAACAGCTTTGACACGTGTCATTAATGACTATGCTCGTAAAAATAATCTTTATAAAGAAAATGATCCTAATCTGATCGGCGATGATGTGCGAGAAGGGTTGACAGCAATTGTCTCTGTTAAGCATCCGGATCCACAATTCGAAGGTCAGACGAAGACTAAACTTGGTAATAGTGAAGTGCGTACGATCACAGACCAAATTCTTTCTGAAAAGTTCTCTAAATTCCTTTTTGAGCATCCTAAGACAGCTAAAAAAGTGGTAGAAAAAGGGTTGATGGCTTCTCGTGCTAGAATTGCTGCTAAAAAGGCAAGAGAGGTAACTAGACGAAAGAATGCACTAGAAGTTTCTAGTCTACCTGGTAAATTAGCAGATTGTGCAACAAAAGACGCGACAATCAGTGAAATTTATGTAGTTGAGGGTGACTCTGCAGGTGGTTCAGCAAAACAAGGTAGAGATCGTCATTTCCAAGCGATTCTTCCTTTAAGAGGTAAAATCATCAATGTTGAAAAGGCAAGACTAGATAAAATTCTATCGAACAATGAAATCAGAGCGATCATAACAGCATTGGGTACAGGTATCGGTGAAGATTTCGATATCTCTCAAGCGCGCTATCAAAAAATCGTAATCATGACCGACGCTGACGTTGATGGTGCACATATCCGTACATTATTACTAACGTTCCTGTATCGTTATATGCGTCCATTACTTGAGCATGGATATGTATATATCGCTCAGCCACCGTTGTATAAAATTACGCAAGGTAAGAAAATCTATTACGCTTACAATGATAAAGAAATGGAACGAATCGTATCTGAAATTCCGAAATCTCCTAAAGCTGGCTTGCAGCGTTACAAAGGTTTGGGTGAGATGAATCCGACTCAGTTATGGGAAACGACCATGAATCCTGAGTCTAGAACATTATTACAAGTAGGCTTGCAAGATGCTATGGAGGCTGACCAGATTTTTGAAATCTTAATGGGTGACCAGGTGGAGCCAAGAAGGGATTTCATCGAGCAAAATGCTCAATATGTTCAAAATTTAGATGTCTAAATAACCTTTATTCATTCTACTTATTTAGATACACATGTTTAGAGCTTTAGTGCCTCCCCTATTGAAAAGGGATTTAGGCACTTTGGCTTTCTATTAGGAGGTAATGACTGTTGGATCAACAACGTCCACAAGTTCAAGAAATAAATATTAGTCAAGAAATGCGTACATCTTTTCTAGATTACGCAATGAGTGTCATTGTTTCGAGGGCACTTCCAGATGTACGTGACGGTCTGAAACCAGTACATAGAAGAATTTTATATGCAATGCACGACTTAGGGATGCACTCTGATAAAGCATATAAAAAATCAGCACGTATTGTTGGTGAAGTTATTGGTAAGTACCACCCTCATGGTGACTCGGCTGTTTACGATGCGATGGTTCGTATGGCCCAAGATTTCAACTTCCGTTACATGCTTGTTGATGGTCACGGGAACTTCGGTTCAGTGGATGGTGACGCGGCTGCTGCCATGCGTTATACAGAAGCGAGAATGTCTAAGATCTCAATGGAGATTTTAAAAGACATCAATAAAAATACAATCGATTTTGCAGAGAACTATGATGGAGCGGAGAAAGAGCCTGTCGTTCTACCTGCAAGGTTCCCTAACCTATTAGTTAACGGTGCTTCAGGTATTGCGGTTGGTATGGCTACTAATATTCCTCCGCACCAGTTAGGTGAAGTGATCGATGCGGTTTTAGCTGTTAGTAAAAATCCTGAAATTTCGATAGAAGAATTGATGGAAAACTATATCTATGGTCCTGACTTCCCAACTGGTGGTGAGATTTTAGGTAGAAGCGGTATCCGCCAAGCTTTCGAGACTGGTAAAGGTTCTATTACAATCCGTTCTAAAGCGGATATTGAAGAACAAGCAAATGGAAAAGCGAGAATCATCGTTCACGAGATTCCTTTCCAAGTAAACAAAGCTCGTTTAATCGAAAAAATAGCAGAATTAGTTCGAGATAAAAAAATCGATGGCATCACTGATCTAAGAGATGAATCAGACAGAGATGGACTTAGAGTTGTAATTGAGTTACGTAGAGATGCAAACCCTAATGTTGTCCTCAATAACCTATTTAAACAGACAGCATTACAAACATCTTTTGGTATCAATATGCTATCCCTAGTTAAAGGGCAACCAAAAGTATTAAACTTAAAACAAACACTTGAGTATTATTTAGAGCACCAAAGAGAAGTTATTGTGCGTCGTACTCAATTCGAATTGGATAAAGCTGAAGCTCGTGCACATATTTTAGAAGGTTTACGTGTTGCTTTAGATCATTTAGATGAAGTCATTAAATTGATTAGAGCTTCGAAAACGACTGATATTGCTCGCGATGGCTTAATGGAGCGTTTTGGACTATCGGAGAAGCAATCTCAAGCTATTTTAGATATGCGTTTACAACGCTTAACAGGCTTGGAACGTGAAAAGATTGAAAACGAGTACAAGGAAGTCATGGAATTAATCGGTGAATTGAAAGCTATTCTAGCGGATGACGAAAAAGTTCTGGAAATCATTCGTGAAGAGTTATTAGATGTAAAAGAAAGATTCAATGATACTCGAAGAACTGAAATTTTAGTCGGTGGTACTGACTTTATTGAAGATGAAGACCTAATCCCTGAAGAGACAGTGGTCGTAAGCTTGACCCATAAAGGGTATATCAAACGTCTTCCAGCAACGACTTATCGAGCTCAACGTAGAGGTGGTCGTGGAATTCAAGGTATGGGTACGAACGATGAGGATTTCGTAGAGCATCTTTTATCGACTTCAACTCATGATACGATCCTTTTCTTTACGAATAAAGGAAAAGTGTATCGTACCAAAGGATATGAAATACCTGAATTCAGCAGAACGGCAAAAGGTTTACCACTTGTGAACGTACTTCAAGTTGAGCAAGACGAATGGGTAAACGATATGATTGCCATCAATGAATTCGTTGATGATTGGTATTTATTCTTCACTACTAGAAAAGGTCGATCGAAACGAACTTCACTTCAACAATTTGCGAATATTCGTAAAGGTGGCTTACGTTCGATTAACTTAAATGAAGATGATGAATTGATTTCAGTTAAATTAACAGATGGCGAGAAGAACATCATGATCGGTACGAAAAATGGGTTACTGATCCGTTTTGATGAACAGGATGTCCGTCAGATGGGTAGAACCGCAGCTGGTGTTAAAGGAATCACTCTGAAAGATGACGATGAAGTGGTGTCTATGGAGATATTGAATCCAGGTGTGGAAGTGCTGACGGTGACCTCTAAAGGATATGGTAAACGTACTCCTGAACAGGAATATCGTGTTCAGAACCGTGGGGGTAAAGGTATTCTTACTTGTAAGTTGAACGAAAGAAATGGCGAGGTTGTAGCAGTGAAACCAGTAACCGGTGAGGAAGACCTTATGATTATGACCGGTCAAGGTGTGCTTATCCGAATGGCTTCAGATACCATTTCTCAAACAGGACGTAATACACAAGGTGTACGCTTGATTCGACTTGGCGAAGAGGAAGTAGTAGCAACCGTAGCTCGTGTAGAGAAAGAAATTGAAGAGGAAAACGACGAAGAAGACGAGACAGACGTAGTAGCAGCTGACAGTGAAGATGAAGTAACAACTGACGATCAAGAATAAACACTCCTTTCGTTCATTTTTCTTACCAACACAAAGAGGGGAATCGAGATGAGAGTACATCCTAAGCAATTAATTCCTGGTTGTTTAATACTGAAAGATGTGATGGGAAAGACCGTTCATCCGATCATACCGAGAAATTCTGTGGTAGAACCGATCCATATTTCCGTATTGCATAAGTTTCAAGTTCCTTATGTGGAAGTAGCGACAAAGTTAGTCAATGGGGATCCATTCAAAGTAGATACTTCGGTAGAAGCGATAGAAAAAGAAGACCAAGAAAAACAACAGGAAGAAAGTGAAACAGTTAGTTGGTCGTTTTTTGATTACTACGTCGATCGAGTGAAGAAAACGAAAGAATTGTTCGAGGGATGGAATAAGCAATCCACGCTGAATATATCTTATATCCGTGAATTGCTTTTTCCCCTCATTCAAATAGGTGAAAATCTTCCGAAAGTGTTGTTAGAGCTGCACCATTACACGAATAAACAAGATTATTTTTTCCATCATATCGTAGCAACACCTGTTATTGCAGCATTTCTAGCTAAGAAGATGAAATATGATAAAAATGAACGTTTCCAAATTGCGCTGGCGGCTTATCTAAGTGATTTGGGTATGTTGATGGAAGAGAAACATCTTTATTTCAAGGATGGTGTACTTACCGAGGAAGAGTATGAGCGAGTTCAGAAGCATCCTATTTTATCTTATCGATTAATTGATGATCTACCTTATGTAAGCAAAAATGTGAAGCTTGGCGTCCTTCAGCACCACGAACGATTGGATGGTTCGGGGTATCCTTTAGGGGTCATGAATGAAAAGATTCACCCGTTTGCGAAAATCATCGCGGTAAGTGATATTTTTCATGCCATGACTTCTGAAAGATTTTACCGGAAAAAGCAATCGCCATTTAAAGTGATTGAGGAATTACTTAATCGACAATTTGGGAAGCTAGATATGAAAATCGTTGATACGTTAGTGGATTCCATCGTTTTCTTTTCAAGCGGGACAAAGGTTAGGATCTCAAATAATGAAACAGGAACGATCGTTTTCATTGACCAAAAGAATCCTACCAGACCTTTGATCAGGTTGGACTCTACCCAAGAGATTTTTAATCTGAACGAACATAGTGATCTTTATATAGACGAAGTTTTGATGAAAGACTGATTGTTAGGCCATTGGTTCCATTTCCGGACAATGGCCATTTTTACGGCTTCAGACTATACAACCGAATCAATGAAAGAGTTGTGATAATATCACTTTAGTTAGTTGAGACCGGTAGACTATAGTTCATTTTTCCTTATTCACTTTTATGACGAAATTTCCAATGTTACCATATTCAAAATGATGTATAATAGGAAAAGAGAAAATGCTAGATGGGAGAAATTTATACATGAAAAAAACTCTAAAACTGATGGTTATGACGATTTTTGTCGCAACTTTTTACATAAGTTCATTATTCACTTCAGTTTCTCAGGTCGCTGCACAGCCACAAGACATTGAAGCTGAATCAGCTATATTAGTGGATGCTGAAAGTGGAAAGATTTTATATGCGAAAAATGCGGACATTGCTCTACCACCAGCAAGTATGACAAAAATGATGACAGAGTACTTAGTTCACGAAGCGATCGATAACGGTGATATTACTTGGGAAACTAAAATTGAAATTAGCGAATATGCTTATAGTATTTCAGCGAACAATTCTTTTTCAGGTGTAGGTCTGCGTTTGGACTATGAATATACGGTCAAAGAGCTATATGATGCAATGGCGATTTATTCTGATAATGCTACAACAATTGCATTAGCAGAGCTTATAGCAGGTTCGGAAGGCGAATTTGTTAAAATGATGAATAATAAAGCTGCTGAAATGGGGCTTCCAGATGCTCAGTTCGTGAACTCTTCAGGATTACCTAATTCAAGTTTAGGTGATAATTATCCAGAGGGGACAGAACAAGATGCAGATAACTTAATGTCAGCAAGGACTGTGGCTACTCTAGCTTACCACTTGATTAGTGATTATCCTGAGATGTTGGAAGTCTCAAGCATCCCTAGACAAGAGTTTGAAGGGCATGAGATGATCAACTACAATTGGATGCTTCCAGGTCTAGGGGGAAATCTAGAACAGTTCTCTTATGAAGGAATGGATGGAATCAAAACAGGTTATACCGACCTTGCTGGATACAGCTTTGCGGGTACGGCTGAGCGTAATGGTCAGCGTCTCATTTCAGTCGTTATGAGAACGGAAAGTGAATCCGCACGTTTTAATGAGACTAGAAAATTGATGGATTATGGATTCAGCAATTTTGAATCTAAAGAGTTATATGAAGAAGGTTATCAAATTGAAGAGGAATCCAACATTCCTGTAGCAAAAGGAAAAGAAAATGCAGTAGAGATCGCTTCTAATCAATCCATTACGATGATGATCGAATCAGGTACAGAAGAAGATTATTCAGTAGAATATCAACTGGATGAAGAACTTTTAAATGAGGATGGGGAGTTGACAGCTCCGATTGAAGAGGGTCAAGAAGTTGGAAAAATGGTCCTTAATTACTCAGGAGAGAATGAATATGGTTATATTGCAGATGACATGGATGTATCTTCTGAAGTACCTATAGTTACCACTTCTGCTGTAGAAAAATCTAACTGGTTCGTATTGATTTTTGAACAAATCGGTGAATTTTTCTCTAATTTATTTGCTAGTATTAAAGGGTTATTCACTTAATATAGAAAAAAATGATGGGGGTTATTTGATGAGTACAGTAGGTACAGATCGAGTAAAAAGAGGTATGGCAGAAATGCAAAAAGGCGGCGTCATTATGGACGTTGTCAATGCAGAACAAGCTAAAATTGCAGAAGAGGCAGGCGCGGTTGCTGTTATGGCGTTAGAACGTGTCCCTGCAGATATTCGCGCGGCGGGCGGAGTAGCACGTATGGCTGATCCAACAATCACTGAAGAAATCTTAAACGCTGTTTCCATTCCGGTTATGGCAAAAGCTAGAATCGGACATATTGTTGAAGCTAGAGTATTAGAAGCAATGGGTGTTGATTACATCGATGAGAGTGAAGTATTGACTCCAGCTGATGATGTTTTTCATATCTTGAAAAACGATTACACTGTGCCATTTGTCTGTGGTTGCCGTAACCTAGGAGAAGCGGTTCGTCGTATTGGTGAAGGTGCTTCTATGTTGCGTACGAAAGGTGAGCCTGGTACTGGAAACATAGTTGAGGCTGTTAGACATATGCGCGAAGTACAGAAGCAGATTAAAGAAGTAACTCACATGGCTGATGATGAGTTGATGGTATATGCGAAAGAAAACGGTGCATCCTATGAAACACTGTTGGAAATCCGAAAAAATGGACGTCTTCCAGTTGTAAACTTCGCTGCTGGTGGAATTGCGACTCCATCGGATGCAGCACTTATGATGCAACTTGGTGCTGATGGTGTATTTGTTGGTTCTGGGATCTTCAAATCAAATGAGCCTAAGAAATTCGCTCGTGCTATTGTAGAAGCAACAACTCATTATGATGATTATGAATTAATCGGTAAGTTATCTAGAGGACTTGGAACTGCGATGAAGGGTATGGAAATGTCCACTTTGACTGAACACGATCGTATGGCAGATCGTAGCGAGTAAAGGGGCTTATGAACATATGACAACGATAGGTATTTTAGGATTACAAGGTGCTTTTCGTGAGCATGCAAAGTCCGTTGAAGCTTGCGGAAAGAACGCTCTAATCATCAAAAGAAAAGAACAATTAGATGAAGTGGATGGATTGATTATTCCAGGCGGTGAAAGTACGACGATGCGCCGCTTGATTGATCGATATGATTTCTTTGAAGCACTTAAGAAATTTGGTCAGTCTGGTAAACCGATTTTTGGTACTTGTGCTGGTTTAATCTTATTAGCAACCGATATCAATGGTTCAGACAGAAATCACTTAGGTCTGATGGATATGGTGGTCGAAAGAAATGCTTTCGGCAGACAGCGTGAAAGTTTTGAAACACCACTTGAAATCAAGGGTGTAGCTGATGATTTTGAAGCTGTATTCATCCGTGCTCCATATATTTTAGAGGTAAAAAACGACACAGAAGTATTAGCTACCTACGGGGATAAAATTGTTGCAGCAAGACAAGGTCATTACTTAACAGCAGCTTTTCACCCTGAATTGACAGATGATCTGCGTATGGTTCAATACTTTGTACAAATGGTGGAAGAAAAGAGACTTGCATCCGCTTAGAAAATAAGCTATATTAAATAATACAAAATCAACGATAGTAAAATGCGACGATAGGAAATAGTAAAAGTCATGTTTTTTTCAGAGAGCTAGTGGTTGCTGTGAACTAGTAAAAACAAACTTTGAATCCATCCTGGAGCAGATTAGCCGAAATAAGAGTAAGCTGATCCGGTTCATGCCGTTATCATGTCCGAGTTGGAAGTGCTTTGTCACTTCAACAAGGGTGGTAACGCGGGTTATTAATATCTCGTCCCTTTTTTCATTAAAAGGGGCGTTTTTTAATGGAATCAAACGATAACGTCGTTAAGTTCCGTTAAATCTGGAATAGGTATAGTTAATTTCTAGATGGGTTCGGACAAATCTCCGATAGGTTCCGTTAAATTTAGAATTGGTTCGGATAACACCTGAATAGGTGCAGTTAAACTCAGGATAGATTCGGTTAAATCCCAGATAGATTCAGTTAACAACAAGATAGTTTTGTAAATAATATATACACGATAATAAGGAGGCCAAAATCATGTTAGATCAACGTTTTTTAAGAAACAATTTTGAAGAAGTGAAAGCTAAATTGCAAAAAAGAGGGGAAGACCTGACTGATCTAGATAAATTCCAAGATTGGGATGAGAAAAGACGTCAGTTGATCCAAGAATCTGAGGAATTGAAAGCGAGAAGGAATACAGTTTCAAAAGAAATTTCTCAAATGAAGAAAGAAAAGCAAGATGCTGATCACTTGATCAAAGAAATGCGTCAAGTGGGTGACCGCATTAAAGAGATCGATGGAGAGCTGAATGAAGTAGAAGACAAATTGAATGAATTATTGCTATCTATCCCTAATGTTCCACATGAAACAGTACCTGTTGGTGATACAGAAGACGATAATGTCGAGGTGCGTCAGTGGGGAGATATTCGCGAGTTCGATTTCGAAGCGAAAGCTCACTGGGATGTTGCCACAGACTTAGGCATAATCGATTTTGAGAGGGCATCTAAAGTAACAGGAAGTCGCTTCGCTTTTTATAAAGGGTTAGGTGCACGTTTTGAAAGAGCTTTAATCAACTTCATGATGGATTTTCAAGCGGACCACCACGGCTATGAAGAAATGCTTCCGCCTCAAATAGTAAACCGTGATAGCTTGACGGGTACAGGTCAGCTTCCGAAGTTTGCTGAAGATGTCTTTAAATTAGAAGAGTGGGATTATTTCTTGATTCCTACCGCTGAAGTTCCAGTAACCAATTATTATCGTGATGATATTTTGGCTAATGATGATTTACCAAAGAAATTCGTTGCTTATAGTGCAAACTTCCGTTCAGAAGCGGGATCTGCAGGACGTGATACTCGAGGCTTGATTCGTCAACACCAGTTCAACAAAGTGGAATTGGTTCAATTAGTAAAACCTGAAGAGTCTTATGAGACATTAGAACAGCTTACAGGGCACGCTGAGAAGATTCTACAGCTTCTAGAACTTCCTTATCGAGTTATGAGTATGTGTACAGGGGATTTGGGCTTCACAGCTGCGAAAAAGTACGATATTGAAGTATGGGTTCCAAGCTATGATGATTTCCGCGAGATTTCTTCTTGCTCTAACTTTGAAGATTTCCAAGCAAGACGAGCTAACCTACGTTTTCGTCGCGAGCCGAAAGCGAAACCAGAATTCGTTCACACGTTGAATGGTTCTGGATTAGCGATAGGACGTACCGTGGCAGCCATCTTAGAAAATTATCAGAACGAAGATGGTTCTGTTACCATTCCGGAAAAATTACGTCCTTATATGGGGAATCTCGAGAGAATTGAAATGAAATAATGGTCTACAATAAAGGAGGGGCTTTTTGTTAAGCTCCTCTTTTAATTTCAAAAAAATACATTCATATCATTGGTTAAAAATCTAAATTATTAAAATATTTATCAAGGTGTTGCACGGGGTCGAATCCTGTGGTATATTTTTTAAGTGTCAGGCCAAAACGGCTCATACGGAGGAGTACCCAAGTCTGGCTGAAGGGATCGGTCTTGAAAACCGACAGGGGTGTCAAAGCCCGCGGGGGTTCGAATCCCTCCTCCTCCTCCATTTTAATTAATAATTGAAACTTATAAATAAACGTAATGGTTGCGAAAATTCGCAACCATTTTTTTTATTTACAAAATAATGAAGATGCATCATTAGATATAGCTAAGATAATAAGAGAGACCCTATTCTCATAGAAGAATAGGGTCTCTAATTTTTTTAAGATCTCACCAAATCTCTCTTTGTCTGAATAAAGTCGCCCATTTTCTCAAGGATCGGATCGAGTGAAGATTTATCATTGAATAGATCATAGTCGTTAATGTTTACACGCATCACTGGACATGTATTGAAGTCATCGATCCAGTTTTCATAGCGGTCGTACATCTCTTTCCAATATTCGATTGGGGTTTCTTGTTCCATCTTCCGGCCTCTCGTCTTAAGACGCCCTAACACATCGTCAAATGATCCTTCTAAGTAGATCAGCAAGTCTGGATGTGGGAAGTATGGTGTCATAACCATTGATTCAAAGAGACTCGTATACGTTTCGTGATCTGTTGGAGTCATTGTCCCTTTCTCTCGGTGCATTTTAGCGAAAATTCCCGTATCTTCATAGATTGAACGGTCTTGTACAAACCCTCCACCGTATTCGAACAGTCTCTTTTGTTCTTTGAATCGTTCAGCTAAAAAGTAAATTTGCAGATGAAAGCTCCAACGTTCGAAGTCATAATAGAACTTATCAAGATAAGGGTTTCCGTCGACTTTTTCAAAAGAAGTTCGGAAATTCAACTTGTCCGCTAACGCTTGGGTCATTGTGGATTTTCCGACCCCGACGGTCCCCGCAATTGTAATCACCGCATCGTTTGGGATGCCATATGGATTGTTTCGAGTCATGTCAGTACTTCTCCTTTGTGTAAATGCTTTTCAACTTCCTCTAAGATGAAATCCAAGTCTTCCTGATGCTTGATGAAATCCAAATCATCACCATTCAATCGAATGACAGGAATATGAGGGTGATTTCGTTCAAACTCTTCCATAAACGTATCATAGTCCTCTGACAATTGTTTCAGATAAGAAGGTTGAATGTTTTGTTCGACGTCCCGGCCACGTAACTTAATTCTTTCTAATAAAGTATCTAAGCTAGCATGGATGTAGATCATGATATTTGGCTTTGGCATATCAGCCGTTAATATATGAAAGATCTTCTCGTATTTTTCAAATTGATCTGATTGAAGGGTGCGTTTCGCGAAAATCATGTTTTTCATCACATGATAGTCAGAAACGACAGGTTTTCCTTCCTTCAAGTAATGCTTCTTGATGTCTTCTAATTGCTTGTATCGATTACAGAGAAAGAACATCTCTGTCTGGAAACTCCACTCTTCAATGTTATCGTAGAACTTCCCTAGAAAGGGGTTCTCCTCAACAATTTCTTTTAATAAGTGAAAGTAGAAGTGGGTCGCAATTTTGTTTGATAAGGACGTTTTACCAACGCCTATCGGTCCTTCTACTGCAATAAATGGCACATGTTGTTCTTCCAAAATAAGTCCTCCGTTCATTAGCGAAAGTCATTCTCTCATGATATCAAATTTTCATTAGTTATTGGACAAATTCCAACATATTTCTTGAATTTATATAAAAAAATTATTCGCATACCTATACACTTTTTAATCCTCTACATAGTTTATATTAACGACAAAAAAAAGAGGTGAAATTAAAATGTTTGAAGAAGAATTCGATAAACACAGAGACGATTGTAAAAACAGCAAATGTGTCTGTAAGCAAGTGAAGAAAATTGCAGAGGCACAAGATGCAGTAGCTGGCACAGGTGACTGTGACGTCAGCTGTAAGCAGTCGATTA
Above is a window of Halalkalibacillus sediminis DNA encoding:
- the pdxT gene encoding pyridoxal 5'-phosphate synthase glutaminase subunit PdxT, which codes for MTTIGILGLQGAFREHAKSVEACGKNALIIKRKEQLDEVDGLIIPGGESTTMRRLIDRYDFFEALKKFGQSGKPIFGTCAGLILLATDINGSDRNHLGLMDMVVERNAFGRQRESFETPLEIKGVADDFEAVFIRAPYILEVKNDTEVLATYGDKIVAARQGHYLTAAFHPELTDDLRMVQYFVQMVEEKRLASA
- the serS gene encoding serine--tRNA ligase; translated protein: MLDQRFLRNNFEEVKAKLQKRGEDLTDLDKFQDWDEKRRQLIQESEELKARRNTVSKEISQMKKEKQDADHLIKEMRQVGDRIKEIDGELNEVEDKLNELLLSIPNVPHETVPVGDTEDDNVEVRQWGDIREFDFEAKAHWDVATDLGIIDFERASKVTGSRFAFYKGLGARFERALINFMMDFQADHHGYEEMLPPQIVNRDSLTGTGQLPKFAEDVFKLEEWDYFLIPTAEVPVTNYYRDDILANDDLPKKFVAYSANFRSEAGSAGRDTRGLIRQHQFNKVELVQLVKPEESYETLEQLTGHAEKILQLLELPYRVMSMCTGDLGFTAAKKYDIEVWVPSYDDFREISSCSNFEDFQARRANLRFRREPKAKPEFVHTLNGSGLAIGRTVAAILENYQNEDGSVTIPEKLRPYMGNLERIEMK
- a CDS encoding deoxynucleoside kinase, whose protein sequence is MTRNNPYGIPNDAVITIAGTVGVGKSTMTQALADKLNFRTSFEKVDGNPYLDKFYYDFERWSFHLQIYFLAERFKEQKRLFEYGGGFVQDRSIYEDTGIFAKMHREKGTMTPTDHETYTSLFESMVMTPYFPHPDLLIYLEGSFDDVLGRLKTRGRKMEQETPIEYWKEMYDRYENWIDDFNTCPVMRVNINDYDLFNDKSSLDPILEKMGDFIQTKRDLVRS
- a CDS encoding deoxynucleoside kinase, which encodes MNGGLILEEQHVPFIAVEGPIGVGKTSLSNKIATHFYFHLLKEIVEENPFLGKFYDNIEEWSFQTEMFFLCNRYKQLEDIKKHYLKEGKPVVSDYHVMKNMIFAKRTLQSDQFEKYEKIFHILTADMPKPNIMIYIHASLDTLLERIKLRGRDVEQNIQPSYLKQLSEDYDTFMEEFERNHPHIPVIRLNGDDLDFIKHQEDLDFILEEVEKHLHKGEVLT